AGCGGAGGACCAGGGCACATATACCTGCGTGGCCAGCAGCATCCTGGGCAAGGCTGAGAACCAGGTCCGcctggaggtcaaaggtcaggagCATTTATTGGGTACAGGGTCCAGTTTTGTGCTTTGCACAGAGTAGGGGGGAGCACAGCCTGGAGCATTCTCTGCTTTGCctgatactgtatgtcagcAGTGTACACTGGAGAAGGCAGCTGGCTTGAATGTCAGAACCTCAACTACAGCTAACTGTACATCGAGCTTCAAAATGTCACAACACTTGGCAAGCACAAGCCGAAGCAAAATATTAGTGTTTACACACCACTAGACCCACAACTGTAATATTAATATTGGCGTGAGTGTCAGGTAATGGAATGGTATTTATGCTTCAAGCCAGCCGTTTAAAGGGGCCGATGCATTTACCTCCAGCAAAATATTTCTGTCTCATGAAAGGTTTTTGAATTGTTCCAGAGCCCACCCGCATAGTGAGAGCCCCTGAACATGTGTCCTCTACTCGGGGAAGCTCGGTTCGCTTCAACTGCCGCATCAGCCACGACCCCACCCTTAACATTCATGTCAACTGGTTGAAGAATGACCAGCCATTCAGCTACGGATGGAGGTAACCTTTCCTCAACCCACACCTATCAAGACATAAATAAACCAATCATGTACACTTGATGTGATCTGACATGCTTTTGCTTATAATAGTTATTACATTTCGAAAATTACAAAATTATATGCAAATGAGCTTAAtgtcatatatatataagttTGAAATGAAGAAGCTGTCCTGCAGTGGTCAGTGATGtactctgtctctgtgtttatgCAGGATTACGAAGGATGAAGAGTCTCTGACCATAACCAACATCAACGAGGGAGACCAGGGCACCTACACCTGTCTGGTCAAGACTGAGATAGATGAGGACGTGGCCTCGGCACGCCTTACTGTTcttggtatacacacacacacaaacacacatgcacaaacacaccgtcacacacacacactcaaacacactcactcacacacacacacacacacacacacacacacacacacacacacacacacacacacacacacacacacacacatacacacacaccaacatactgTATAGTTATCTATCTTGTTAGTAGAGCTGCATCTTTGTAGTATATTTAGGTAGAAAAACAGCTTTGCAACTCCCTTtccaaataacaaaaataacacTGTTGCTAAGTAACCAGTCTGTAAATAACAATAgataaatattaataataatatatgcGCTGCATGTTGAAATCTCTAAACTGATTTTCACTGACTCTGTCCCTGGGCTAATGCTTTACTAACCATGTGACCTTATAACCTTTATCTCACAGAGGAGGAATCCTTGTCTCCCTCCAATCGTAGTCCCATGCAAGCAGGTAACACTTGTGTCTAAATTtgaccgctctctctcccctctaacTGGACATATGAAGATGTGGCTGTACAAAGCCTTGAACTGCATATTCAAAGTCACAGACTATCTTCATATACCACCAATCAATATGTTGGTCTTATCGTCTTATCAGTGGATAATTTATTTGTTATCAATGATGCCGGTGTATAGTTGTCTGTTAGTGGCATGAGAAGCTCTCTGATAATAGTGTACGGTCTGTGAATATGTTTGTCAATGTGTTTGTCAATATGTATCATGCAATGGTTGCTGAAGAGCTTACAAACCCCTTGTCTCCATGCAGACCGGCCAGAGTCTCCCAAAGATCTGGAGCTTTCGGACCTGCTCGCTCGCAGCGTCCGGCTCACATGGGTACCTGGAGATAGCAACAATAGCCCCATCACAGGTGGGACATCCAAGaaacgcagacacacagacatacatgtcGGCACTTCATACACTGATGCATATAATATCATACACTGACAGAtatcatacccccccccccccgtctctcacacacacacacacacacacgcacacacacacacacacacacacacacacacacacacacacacacattcctcctcATGTCATATGTGATATCTTGTTCTTGCTCTGTAGAGTTCCTGGTTCAGTTTGAGGAGAACCGCTGGGAGCCGGGCAAGTGGCAGAACCTGTCCAGTCACCCGGGCAACGTGAACTCGGTGCTGCTGGAGCTGTCCCCATTCGTCAACTACCAGTTTCGGGTGATCGCTATCAACAGCGTGGGCCAGAGCCAGCCCAGCAGGCCCTCCCTGCGCTACCAGACCAGCGGAGCACgtaagccagagagagagagagaaagaaagagagagagggatgtttcTGATTCATTCATGCACTGCAGAAGGATGTGTCATTACAGTAAATGAGATTATAGGCCTGAGAGGATCTGAATTCTGCTGTTTTATCCACTAGTGTCATTGACTTATAATGtggtccactgtgtgtgtgtgtgtgtgtgtgtgtgtgtgtgtgtgtgtgtgtgtgtgtgtgtgtgtgtgagagagagagagagagagagagagagagcaagagagagagagagcaagagagagagagagaaagagtgaggtcTCATAATAAAGAGTCTGAAGAGTATTATTAGATATTATGCCTGAGAAGATCTGAATTCTGCATAGTTTTCTACACATGTGCTTGTGTCATTGACTCTGTCATTGACACGTAATgacgtgtggtgtggtgctcTTACTCAGCTCCAGATATTGCTCCTGAGGACATCAAAGGCATGGGCTCCAAGAAGAACAATATGGAGATCACCTGGAAGGTTAGCCATAAATGGCACAGGGAATGCTTTGtccataaatacataaatatctCACAGTCTACAGTAGGAAATGAGTACTTCATCATCAATAGGGAAAGTgcttaattatatatatatatatatatatatatatatttataaatgttTGTAACCATACAAAAGTGGTTTTCACTGAAATATTTTCAAATACCTATCACTGTAACATATTGGACTACAGTACTTGTGCGAATATTCCACCTCACATCACAGTAATGATTTCATGATTCAacttcactttgtgtgtgtgtgtgtgtgtgtgtgtgtgtgtgtgtgtgtgtgtgtgtgtgtgtgtgtgtgtgtgtgtgtgtgtgtgtttcaccagcCCCTCTCTGACATTCAGAGGAATGCCCCCAATATTGTTTATGAGGTTTCATGGAAGAAGAAGGACACAGAGGAGTGGAACATCGTCAACACCACCCAAGCCAAATATGTGGTTCACGACACGGAGACCTACGAGCCTTTCCACATCAAGGTCCAGGCCATCAACGACTTCGGCCAAGGCCCAGAGTCTGGGATGGTGCTGGGCTACTCTGGCGAGGACTGTAAGTCTGGATCCCTTGGGGAAACACCTGTGCTTTTCAACATTTAGCATAAAGCTAGCAAAGACTAGAACAATCATGAGAACAGGGGTCGGCATGAGGATATATTACTGTGTTGCTTTGTTCCTAGAAAGCAGAGTATTACTGTGACTTCAGTAAAACAATAGTGGACCAGCAGATGCCCTCTGACTTGCATTATTTTATGGTGACAGAAGTCCAACAGTGTTCTAtggatctctttctctccctttccccatctatttctctttttctcccctctctctctcctctctctctcccctctctctctcctgtctctctcttctcttctcttctcttctccctctgtctggtGTGAGATCCGCTGTAACTCGAATGTCGTCTTCTGCGTAGATCCTTCTGCAGCCCCAGCCCACCTGAACGTGTCAAAGATTGACAGCACCAAAGTCAACATGCATTGGGACCCTGTAGACCCGAGCACCGTCCATGGGGAGTTCAAGGAATACAGGGTGAGCCATAGAACATCATTGCATCCTGGATATCAGTCTGTCCTTCAGTAGAGATCCCCTTCTCCTTTCCGAAGGATCAACCAAGATATGTCAGTTGTGCCAAGGTGTTGTCAGGTTCACACTTAGATGTTGGACACCCAGTGACTACTTTAGTTTTGCACATGTATAAATGTAGTGttatatgtgtacagtatgtaatgaCAGTACAACTACtattatactgtacagtataactACATTAACAACAGTATAAGTATTATTCTTCTGTGGCTGTCTGTTTTCCAAGTCTTAATAATGTACACAGTTGTGCTATttgtaaatgaatgaatgtgaatatACTGCACTGGTctgaaggatgtgtgtgtgtgtgtgtgtgtgtgtgtgtgtgtgtgtgtgtgtgtgtgtgtgtgtgtgtgtgtgtgtgtgtttctgtgtgtctgtgtgtgtctgcgtgtgtttcTCACAGTTGTACTACTGGAGGGAGAGCAGCCTGGTGAAGGGCCTGAAGGTCAACAAGGATAAGAAGACCAAGGGCTTCTTCAGTTCGTCCGGCACGGGCATCCTCACCGACCTGGTGCCCTTCAGCCTGTACAAGATGTACATGGTGGTGGCCAACAGCCGCTATGAGGGCCCACCCAGCAACACGGTGGAGTTCAAGACCAGACAAGGAAGTATGGAACTCAAAGCgggatctttgtgtgtgtgtttttgtgtggttgtgtaggtctgtgtgtgggtgttactgtatgtgtgtgtgggtctgtgtggttgtgtaggtctgtgctgtgtgtggttgtaactgtgtgtgtgtgtgtgtgtgtgtgtgtgtgtgtgtgtgtgtgtgtgtgtgtgtgtgtgtgtgtgtctgtgtgtgtgtctgtgtttgtgtacagtatgtgtgtgtgtgtgtgtgtgtctgtgtgtgtgtgtgtgtgtgtgtgtgtgttactgtattaCTGTATTCACATGCAGATATAATAATGGTTAGCAACCAACTGAATGTTCTGCTATTGTATGTCGGCTCTTTAGTTCCAGATGCGCCCAGGTTCTTCAAGATCGTCCGGAGGAGCTCCAACACCATTCACCTGCAGTGGGACAAGCCTCTGGAGCCCAATGGGAACCTAAGCGGGTACACGTTGAAGTTCTTCACCGGTGGGTCTCACTtcagcgcgtgcacacacagcacagaaacaCATAGGTCAGGTCATGCTCAGTGACCCCGGGAACCACACGCGCTGGTCATTCAAAAGATAGTAGGAAAGTGTGACTGTTGTACAGTCAGGGCGTATTAGAAATGTCTTAAACCAAGTAAGCAAGAAACGGGATAGTTCTCAATTCATCCACATATAGAGATAAAGACAAATCTATCAAACTCTCCTAACCTGTAAACTTCAGGGTGTGATAGGTTAGATTGTTGTTTGATGTGATATGATAGGCTGTTGTTGATTCATAGTAGATGAGTACGATACTGTTTGTTGTAATAAATGTTGGGTGAGAGTTGTGCATGTGATGTCCAGAGAGGTAAGTGacagttgtgtgtctgtgttgtagtGAATGGGACACAGGTGGGCAAAGAGCAGGTGAAGAGCTTCCACCCCAACGTGACATCGTTCGACTTGCACGTTCCTGACCGCCACACACGCTACAAGTTCTTCCTGGCGGCCTTCACGCCGGCAGGGTCAGGGGAGGTCAGCTCCGACGAGTCGCCAAACTTCTCCAACGAAGGTGAGCGGtcagcaaacacacatatgcatgtacagtacatacatgcatatgtgcacgttatacacacacacacatacacacacacacacacacacacacacacacacacacacacacacacacacacacacacactctccctctctctgtctctctctctctctctctctctctctctctctctctcacacacacacacacacacacacagacacacacacacacacacacacacacacacacaaactcctgaACCTTTGAACCTTTATAGTGGTTTTTGAGTAGTTGTGTAGACCTTAATGTGATCCTTAGTAAACTTCCCGTAGCCTAGCTGTGAAGGTCAGAGAAAAAAAGCTAAGTTAAGGCAGATTAGTGGGTCAAAAATATCGACAGCAAGTTGTCCTTCACTTTTACACTTTTACAGCtactttctcttcttttctttcttttgtggaAAAATACACTCCACTAAAAAAATCTTTGGATTTGTGGTAAGCACGTGGTTCCCTTTGGCTCTCTTAGGTCACTGTGATTGTAACCTTTGAGAAAATAAGTAATTTAATGTAAACACTAGACAGTAGTATGTTTGAACTATGGTGATAAGCACTGCTGTtttaagttttgttttgtttgtaaatTTAGCTGCATGCTTCAAGAAACAGTGACACCTAAGAATAGCAGAATGACACATCTGCTGATGGTGCTATCAAGCAGCTGGAATGtcttattttgttattttagcATGATGACAGGGCCACAAATAAATTTCCCTTGAAACAGAGTACTTTGAACCCAATGTGCAGGCAGATGCCCAGTGGTATCTGTGACATACTCAATGCACTGTTCTTGGGTCATGCCAGTCTTAGGCATCAGAGACTAGCTTGCGGCATTTGCTGCTTTATTGTTGTTGCTGGTCTATGGTCATATGGTGGTTTATGTCGGGAGACCAAAAAGGAATGAGCACTCGATCAGGATTTTTAGTTTTCAGCATACTTTATCTGTATTTGCCCAACTTATAATATAATGTAGTCTTTAAGTATACTCAGGATATGCAGTAAATACTTACCAAGAGTGTCTCAGAATAAGCCATCATAAAGCCAGCCATGTCATGTGTGCAGGCACTACCAAGGGCTAGGAGTAGGTGGGAGTGGTGGGCGCCTTTGGGTTTGAGTGCAGAAGCAGACAGCGTGCAGCAGTGACGGTCAGGCCATGATATATGGGAACGGTCTGAAAAGCTGAAGAGCCGTGTCTGCCAGTGGTCAGATTTCTGTTAACAAAGTCTCCTGTCAGTCATGTGCCATGTTCGAATGCACAGTctccttcactttctctctctctctatctctctctctctctctcccccccttctGTCCTTCTTCACTGTTCTATATTTCATTCTTCCCTTCTGTCCATTTTGAACACTTCTCTGTTTCCGGTGTTATACGGTATCTGGCtatcatgttaactggctggactGTTGACTTTACCTCTAGAGGTAACATAACTGCCCCCTTCTTTTGCAGATATGTTCAGCTGATGGTTTAGCCTCTGATACCTGGTTGCAGATTCGTCTGTTTAACTCAAGTTCAAATTGAAATGTTTGTGATGCTATactttgttgtttaataaagGCTTACAACCAGGGTTGGAATTTCgtcattttaggggcaaggccattTGGCcttcacctttttttttttaggggcaccaaggccacatgACAGGGCACAAAGGCCATTGAGTGAAATTCGATGGTTTTACCTTTCAGATTGATATCATAACATCAGTGTTGGGAAAGCTACTTGGAAATTGTAATGAGCAAAGCTATTTGGTATACTCTGCCATAAATTAAGCTTAGCTACACAAAAGCTATCACCCAGTAGGGTTGCCACCAAtatctgataaaaaaaaacctgtggacAATGGTCCGACCAACTGCTTTGCTCACAAAGCCAGCGGGACACTGCAGACGAGGTGGTTGTAAGAGGTCAGCtagtacagtatactgtatgttattaTGATTGTAGCAAGTTAACACGGCTGATCATAGTATCTGGCTACCATGTTATCTTGCTGCTTTGCCCAAGCCATTTACTTAGTAGGCCTTCAAAGTAGCCTATCATGGTAAagttttacaaacgtttcactgaCTGCTGTGGTCAGGCTCTGGCCGCCTCTACCTGAAGTGTCTATAGCACAGGATTATGAATgtcagcaaataaataaaataaaaaagttcaACTAGGCATGAGATTTGAACTCTTGATGACAAAACTAAAATCTGCATGTTAACCTGATGCATATCACAACTGACCATTACTCTGGTTGGCATTCAGTGTTGCCTAATAATTGTGTATCCTCTAGTCCAGTCCACACAATTATTGTAATTGTTTCCAAAGAAACTACAGTGTCTTTGCTGtccaaagaggtcaagcatttgattATAGGCCAGACTAGGTGGGAACAGTATCCTCTGAAGCAGGCGCTGTGCAATTTCAGAATAAAACTTGAAATTGGTATTGAGAACGATTTAATAGTATAAGGTTAccggtatttatttatttggtggcatattcatggtccagtgcatgtagcctactacatgAATGGAATTTGAATTGAACTGGCTCTGCCCCACAGgaagttgaatttgaatttgaattgaaatgacaggaagtgaaattaaattcatTGCCATTCAAAGCAATTCCACAGTCACACAACAGAAAAaatgtgttgaatctcacaGACTGTACATTCAGTTTTGGGAAGGTTAAGTTATAAGTTGCGTGTTTGATGCAATCATAtctgacatacagtatactgtgaAGCTTCATTGTTAAACACTACCCTTCtcattctcaattcaattctgaattTTGACTCTGACACCTTGTGTTGTAAGCctttattaaacaacaaagtggATCATCACAAACATTTCAATTTGAATTCTGA
Above is a genomic segment from Alosa sapidissima isolate fAloSap1 chromosome 4, fAloSap1.pri, whole genome shotgun sequence containing:
- the nfasca gene encoding neurofascin homolog (chicken) a isoform X4, whose translation is MLKQGEGVCLATWPLLLLFLRIVSSIEVPLDPKIQQDMKQPPTIVKQSPKDYIVDPRDNIIIECEAKGNPPPTFMWQRNLRFFNVGKVQHVTQRKPSGTLEISFRNGGRPEDYEGEYQCFASNDFGTAMSNKILLRVSKSPLWPKEVLEPIVVTEGSSLVLPCNPPPGLPPPNTFWMNSGMMPIRQDARVSMGLNGDLYFSSVLSKDTSTDYSCNARFLFTHTIQQKNPYSLKVHTKQPDNNSSSFNLTDLYDARHLPETAPSFLTPSGLVSSKMVLRGEQLLLECIAAGVPTPSIKWFKKGGDLPMRRVKLESFNKTLRIINVSEEDSGDYICMANNKIASIQHTIVVQVKAAPYWLDKPQNLVLAPDENGRMTCIAHGNPKPTIQWLVNGEPIEMSLANPSREVEGDTIIFRRVLMGGSAVYQCNASNEHGYLLANAFVNILDMAPRMLGPKNQLIKVIKNQLTFLDCPYFGSPIPTLRWFKNGLGSGLDGGHYRVYINGSLEIKRALAEDQGTYTCVASSILGKAENQVRLEVKEPTRIVRAPEHVSSTRGSSVRFNCRISHDPTLNIHVNWLKNDQPFSYGWRITKDEESLTITNINEGDQGTYTCLVKTEIDEDVASARLTVLEEESLSPSNRSPMQADRPESPKDLELSDLLARSVRLTWVPGDSNNSPITEFLVQFEENRWEPGKWQNLSSHPGNVNSVLLELSPFVNYQFRVIAINSVGQSQPSRPSLRYQTSGAPPDIAPEDIKGMGSKKNNMEITWKPLSDIQRNAPNIVYEVSWKKKDTEEWNIVNTTQAKYVVHDTETYEPFHIKVQAINDFGQGPESGMVLGYSGEDYPSAAPAHLNVSKIDSTKVNMHWDPVDPSTVHGEFKEYRLYYWRESSLVKGLKVNKDKKTKGFFSSSGTGILTDLVPFSLYKMYMVVANSRYEGPPSNTVEFKTRQGIPDAPRFFKIVRRSSNTIHLQWDKPLEPNGNLSGYTLKFFTVNGTQVGKEQVKSFHPNVTSFDLHVPDRHTRYKFFLAAFTPAGSGEVSSDESPNFSNEDMFS